A genomic segment from Thioalkalivibrio sp. K90mix encodes:
- a CDS encoding lytic transglycosylase domain-containing protein, translated as MLFKTIPIAGAALAFLAGPLLAETNPDEDAAERAPVTLEDAAERAPVTLEDLGVRRNNNRPLVLISRDEDGARIAHFFRRGESSAYRSVPVEEDQPRAQSAAYRSSAQKNGALARSHLAPQATIRPYEGAINTTSFQREVIAVSQRYGVDPALVRAVVHTESSFNPSAASHANAVGLMQLIPETAERFGVVDRTDPMQSLEGGVRYLRFLLDHFDDVEHAIAAYNAGEGAVTRHNGIPPFEETQKFVPKVLSRYQRYKEVMGS; from the coding sequence ATGTTGTTCAAGACGATCCCCATCGCAGGGGCAGCACTGGCCTTTCTGGCTGGGCCCTTGCTGGCAGAAACCAATCCTGACGAAGACGCGGCCGAGCGTGCCCCGGTTACGCTCGAAGACGCGGCCGAGCGTGCCCCGGTTACGCTCGAGGACCTTGGTGTTCGCCGCAACAACAATCGCCCACTGGTCCTGATCTCCCGCGACGAAGATGGTGCGCGAATTGCGCATTTCTTTCGCAGGGGTGAATCGTCCGCCTACCGCTCCGTGCCGGTAGAGGAAGATCAACCGAGGGCGCAATCAGCCGCCTATCGTTCATCCGCTCAGAAGAACGGCGCGCTTGCCCGTTCTCATCTTGCCCCGCAGGCGACGATTCGCCCCTATGAGGGGGCGATCAACACCACCAGCTTTCAGCGTGAGGTGATCGCCGTTTCGCAACGATACGGCGTGGACCCAGCCCTCGTGCGCGCAGTGGTGCATACCGAAAGTTCATTCAACCCGTCCGCCGCCTCACACGCCAACGCGGTGGGGTTGATGCAGCTGATTCCTGAAACCGCGGAACGTTTTGGTGTCGTGGATCGCACGGACCCGATGCAGAGCCTCGAGGGGGGCGTCCGGTATCTGCGCTTCCTTCTTGATCACTTTGACGACGTGGAGCACGCCATCGCCGCCTACAACGCGGGTGAGGGGGCGGTTACGCGGCATAACGGTATTCCGCCGTTCGAGGAAACGCAGAAGTTCGTTCCAAAAGTCCTGTCGCGGTATCAGCGATACAAGGAGGTAATGGGGTCGTGA
- a CDS encoding TcpQ domain-containing protein, whose protein sequence is MKNAKGMLVVAVLAAAAAAPAAADNWVTYMDNQSVNSPYSFDFQTRGAPNAQPLQVFTDEYETYIEMPEGVDTHYALVDSSRVQLQESPPYLMLEDAPREFFIRTSHGEVEVIRRGDQTLAANLSAHQANDGCDPVCESPTYVLRAGTMLSESLRRYVQAQGWNSMRWNVQHDYYIEDDIPMHGDMQSAIVGLVRSYQAQGGLMGVSPRFAESNRVVVFEQTDMSGDSPAVLNAR, encoded by the coding sequence GTGAAGAATGCCAAGGGAATGCTAGTGGTGGCGGTGCTGGCGGCGGCAGCGGCGGCCCCAGCCGCCGCCGACAACTGGGTGACCTACATGGATAACCAGTCAGTGAACTCACCCTACAGTTTCGACTTCCAGACGCGTGGGGCGCCCAACGCGCAGCCCCTCCAGGTCTTTACCGACGAGTACGAGACGTACATCGAGATGCCGGAAGGGGTGGACACCCATTACGCGCTGGTCGATAGCAGTCGCGTGCAGCTCCAGGAAAGCCCGCCGTACCTGATGCTTGAGGATGCTCCTCGGGAATTCTTTATTCGCACCTCGCATGGTGAGGTGGAGGTCATTCGCCGTGGGGATCAGACGCTCGCGGCAAACCTGTCGGCGCACCAGGCGAATGACGGCTGCGACCCGGTTTGCGAAAGCCCGACGTATGTGTTGCGTGCAGGAACCATGCTGAGCGAGTCGTTGCGACGCTATGTGCAGGCGCAGGGCTGGAATTCGATGCGCTGGAATGTCCAGCACGACTACTACATTGAGGATGACATCCCCATGCATGGGGATATGCAGTCCGCAATCGTTGGGCTCGTGCGTAGCTATCAGGCTCAAGGCGGCCTGATGGGGGTATCGCCGCGCTTTGCCGAGTCAAATCGCGTGGTGGTGTTCGAGCAAACCGACATGTCCGGGGACTCGCCGGCTGTGCTTAATGCCCGGTAA
- a CDS encoding type II and III secretion system protein encodes MIPWKKAVLAAAVAVATTGCAGFGETTETVQNSERQTSETRQQIDQLEAERVRANEGTHERARTPGAGDDLYLNTSAVPIRKTLPPAFERQVTFHEPYPTPIGSVMSKLSEVTGLQVGFEYDLVDPGANQGNQGGDRVDSAGDDVGVVDLDELVGGRVHQADLLHDVEISLSHQGRVRDVLDAAANTLQANWRYDENSNRVVFYRYVTKTMRVAMTPGKMINDVLIETQSDGSRSGGAESNLRLEGESSVWESLEDALGTMVSSRGAFSVSDTTGTITVRDVPDVVDRVSDYVDNMNDTFSRQVSVDVQIYRVEATENELRGVNWNALFNNNNMEFEVSSPGGNASGDVSPGGVRLSVPDGAGTLSNLVGSEGFIASLEEIGDVSEVTSTTLQTVNNQPAPVRIGQTVSYLEEVSQTDTANVGSQASLTPGEVDVGFSMQLLPHVQDNGRDMLMQVMITLSTLDRLEEFSSGDQTIQLPEVSSRDFVQRTWLQSGEALVLAGFESIQANLARSGIIDADKWALGGNRRAENTRESLIIVMTPTVTSIQDRF; translated from the coding sequence ATGATCCCATGGAAGAAGGCAGTCCTCGCGGCAGCGGTGGCAGTGGCGACTACTGGGTGCGCAGGTTTCGGTGAGACCACCGAGACGGTGCAAAACAGTGAGCGCCAGACCAGCGAAACGCGTCAGCAGATTGATCAGTTGGAAGCAGAGCGTGTGCGAGCGAATGAAGGTACGCATGAGAGGGCCCGGACGCCTGGCGCTGGCGATGACCTGTACCTGAATACCTCGGCGGTGCCGATTCGCAAGACGTTGCCGCCGGCATTCGAGCGTCAGGTGACATTCCATGAGCCGTACCCCACCCCGATTGGCAGTGTGATGTCCAAGCTGTCGGAAGTGACGGGGCTCCAGGTGGGGTTCGAGTACGACCTGGTAGATCCTGGTGCGAATCAGGGTAACCAGGGTGGGGATCGGGTCGACTCGGCGGGCGATGACGTCGGCGTAGTCGATCTGGATGAGCTGGTCGGCGGCCGCGTACATCAAGCGGATCTGCTGCATGACGTGGAGATTTCGCTGTCCCATCAGGGGCGAGTGCGCGACGTGCTGGATGCAGCAGCGAACACGCTCCAGGCGAACTGGCGCTACGACGAGAATTCCAACCGAGTTGTCTTCTACCGATATGTCACCAAGACCATGCGGGTTGCGATGACCCCGGGGAAGATGATTAACGACGTGCTCATTGAGACGCAGAGCGACGGTTCTCGCAGCGGTGGCGCGGAAAGCAACCTGCGCCTGGAAGGCGAAAGCTCGGTGTGGGAGAGCCTCGAAGACGCGCTGGGCACGATGGTTTCAAGCCGGGGGGCGTTCTCGGTGTCCGATACCACCGGAACGATCACGGTGCGAGACGTGCCGGACGTGGTGGACCGCGTGAGCGACTACGTCGACAACATGAATGACACGTTCTCGCGCCAAGTCTCTGTGGATGTGCAGATCTATCGAGTCGAGGCGACCGAGAATGAGCTTCGGGGCGTCAACTGGAATGCCCTGTTCAACAACAACAACATGGAGTTTGAGGTCAGCTCGCCGGGTGGCAATGCCTCTGGCGATGTTTCCCCCGGGGGGGTACGGCTATCTGTTCCGGACGGAGCGGGGACGCTGAGTAATCTCGTGGGCAGTGAAGGATTCATTGCGAGTCTCGAGGAGATCGGCGATGTATCGGAGGTGACATCGACGACGCTTCAGACGGTCAATAACCAGCCCGCACCGGTACGGATTGGTCAGACTGTTTCCTACCTGGAAGAGGTTTCGCAGACCGATACCGCGAACGTGGGCTCGCAGGCATCGCTCACGCCGGGCGAGGTCGACGTTGGTTTCAGTATGCAGCTGCTTCCGCATGTTCAGGACAACGGCCGCGACATGCTCATGCAAGTGATGATCACGCTGTCGACATTGGACCGCCTTGAGGAATTCAGTTCCGGTGACCAGACGATCCAGCTCCCCGAGGTTTCCAGCCGCGACTTCGTGCAGCGGACTTGGCTGCAAAGCGGTGAGGCACTGGTGCTGGCTGGCTTTGAATCCATTCAGGCCAACCTTGCTCGAAGCGGCATCATTGACGCGGATAAGTGGGCGCTGGGTGGGAACCGCAGGGCGGAAAACACCCGCGAAAGCCTGATCATCGTGATGACGCCGACCGTGACCTCTATTCAGGACCGGTTCTAA
- the pilO2 gene encoding type 4b pilus protein PilO2: MKTIKIDKRIYLVGLSWYGVPRDANLNARYIDQLDPEQVTGRGLVREDSGERFDEAFIGVYRGDTAPPKRSVSLAQAVAKQYPDHVVLADLGGDDYWVVITHQGAVVPGTDVVGTQEIVHRTLQGYIGLFLENRLATNGERLLRTDLLDGDAAEWLGQMNEPAQALDLEGVAQSEDQPPPVEIIARGMSPVQKAGLSAIGIAVLGISSFFIYDGTQDDFEPAPPPEPPPEPAVDEGDREQREYMEQLVATLDGRLPVSNDWVRPTLDRVLMEHANSGMGWAFEGVNCTPSACDLSWVPYSVFRPVRGFHQEVGLPDGAVRMEDGGDALSASVDANEVSMQSMDALGVHELPPGHEVRSDWWDVIQMEQMRIPGVEFEQDRRGASRIGPAELPEAEVIRVEEGRIYANGANLAQLSRLMDTLNELPMRVTNVTYAPGTAGETETSQWRVEMTYVARQ; this comes from the coding sequence ATGAAGACGATCAAGATCGACAAGAGGATCTACCTCGTCGGGCTTTCCTGGTATGGCGTCCCGCGGGACGCCAACCTGAATGCGCGATATATCGACCAGCTCGACCCCGAGCAGGTGACCGGCCGTGGGCTTGTTCGCGAGGATTCAGGCGAACGGTTCGATGAAGCGTTTATCGGGGTATATCGCGGCGATACGGCTCCTCCAAAGAGATCGGTTTCGCTGGCGCAGGCGGTCGCGAAACAGTACCCCGACCACGTCGTTCTGGCAGACCTGGGGGGCGACGACTATTGGGTCGTCATCACTCATCAAGGTGCGGTTGTGCCGGGCACCGATGTTGTGGGTACGCAGGAAATCGTCCACCGCACCCTTCAGGGCTACATCGGGCTGTTCCTGGAAAACCGCCTCGCCACGAATGGCGAACGGTTGCTGCGCACGGATCTCCTGGATGGCGACGCCGCGGAGTGGCTGGGTCAGATGAACGAGCCCGCCCAGGCGCTGGACCTTGAAGGGGTAGCGCAGAGCGAAGATCAGCCTCCGCCAGTCGAAATCATTGCGCGGGGCATGTCGCCGGTACAAAAAGCTGGTCTGTCCGCGATCGGCATCGCCGTCCTGGGTATCTCCTCGTTTTTTATCTACGACGGGACGCAGGATGACTTCGAGCCAGCGCCGCCACCCGAGCCGCCACCCGAGCCGGCCGTGGACGAGGGCGATCGGGAGCAGCGTGAGTACATGGAGCAACTGGTAGCAACGTTGGATGGCCGCCTACCCGTGTCGAACGACTGGGTCCGGCCGACGCTCGATCGCGTCCTGATGGAGCATGCGAACTCGGGTATGGGTTGGGCGTTCGAGGGCGTGAATTGCACCCCGAGTGCATGTGACCTCTCGTGGGTCCCGTACTCTGTGTTCCGGCCCGTCAGGGGGTTCCATCAAGAGGTGGGTTTGCCTGATGGCGCCGTTCGTATGGAAGACGGTGGGGACGCACTGAGCGCAAGCGTCGACGCGAATGAAGTGTCGATGCAGTCAATGGATGCTCTTGGTGTGCATGAGCTGCCTCCCGGGCACGAAGTGCGAAGTGACTGGTGGGACGTGATCCAGATGGAGCAGATGCGGATTCCCGGAGTGGAATTCGAGCAGGACCGGCGTGGCGCCAGCAGGATCGGGCCCGCCGAGCTTCCAGAGGCCGAGGTGATTCGTGTGGAAGAGGGGAGGATCTATGCGAACGGTGCCAACCTAGCGCAGCTCTCTCGTCTGATGGACACGCTGAATGAACTGCCGATGCGGGTAACGAACGTAACCTATGCCCCAGGGACCGCGGGCGAAACGGAAACCTCCCAATGGAGGGTGGAGATGACCTATGTGGCACGACAGTAA
- the pilP gene encoding type IV pilus biogenesis protein PilP, with the protein MWHDSKGTRMRRNVIAAAVAAFCLGTASVAVVNADNEDMPAFMQEMEDPSDDSGSATTGSEASSQASDHVGSEAVENDGVESPPDFMEDMDEVEEPTGTSGESEAIKDPSDTEGAGDVGGASGQEVMATEDGDADRVGDSDALEDESSQPVPDPQPIIAGDMQKYSPGVMTPDERAYLEELRSLQRQQELWQARNEMLAMQQQHVEMTQEMRKLQMPEPSEAAAQQAEREAEERQRDERDLRQMMLVSVFGGQSDPRAELFFAGGRMQVSKGDVLPGGWTVRDIELTRVLVEKDRREFEIGMGSPSTTQGQVEAVPGAPQLQGNPEGAGSGQTSAQGIFGR; encoded by the coding sequence ATGTGGCACGACAGTAAAGGAACAAGGATGCGCCGAAATGTGATTGCCGCGGCAGTGGCAGCTTTTTGTCTTGGGACCGCTTCGGTCGCCGTAGTGAACGCGGACAACGAGGATATGCCAGCCTTCATGCAGGAAATGGAGGATCCGTCCGACGATAGTGGTTCGGCGACCACCGGCAGTGAAGCGTCATCGCAGGCTTCCGATCATGTGGGTTCTGAAGCGGTGGAAAACGATGGCGTGGAAAGTCCACCCGACTTCATGGAAGACATGGATGAGGTTGAAGAGCCGACGGGGACCTCTGGGGAGTCTGAAGCGATCAAGGATCCGAGCGATACCGAAGGTGCCGGAGACGTCGGGGGGGCGAGCGGTCAGGAGGTAATGGCTACTGAAGACGGTGATGCCGACCGTGTTGGTGACAGTGATGCGTTGGAAGACGAATCCAGTCAGCCGGTACCGGACCCACAGCCGATCATCGCTGGAGATATGCAGAAGTATTCGCCAGGCGTGATGACGCCGGATGAGCGCGCTTACCTTGAGGAGCTGCGCTCGCTTCAGCGCCAACAGGAACTCTGGCAGGCACGGAACGAAATGCTCGCCATGCAGCAGCAACATGTGGAAATGACTCAGGAGATGCGGAAGTTGCAGATGCCGGAGCCCTCCGAGGCGGCAGCCCAGCAGGCGGAGCGTGAAGCCGAAGAGCGTCAGCGCGACGAGCGGGACCTGCGCCAAATGATGCTGGTATCGGTCTTTGGTGGGCAAAGTGACCCTCGTGCAGAGCTGTTCTTCGCGGGCGGTCGCATGCAGGTCAGCAAGGGCGACGTGCTACCGGGGGGTTGGACGGTCCGAGACATTGAGCTAACCCGCGTGCTGGTGGAAAAGGATCGTCGTGAGTTTGAAATCGGAATGGGGTCGCCATCCACCACGCAAGGTCAGGTCGAGGCGGTGCCTGGTGCCCCTCAGCTTCAGGGCAACCCTGAAGGGGCCGGGTCGGGACAGACCTCCGCTCAAGGCATTTTCGGGAGGTAG